In Alligator mississippiensis isolate rAllMis1 chromosome 10, rAllMis1, whole genome shotgun sequence, one DNA window encodes the following:
- the SGSM1 gene encoding small G protein signaling modulator 1 isoform X6: protein MAAAPAEAETRQQLLRTVKKEVKQIMEEAVTRKFVHEDSSHIISFCAAVEACVLYGLKRRAAGFLRSNKIAALFMKVGKSFPLAEELCRKVQDLEQLIETARNQVQGLQENVRKVPKLPNLSPQAIKHLWIRTALFEKVLDKIVHHLVENSSKYYEKEALLMDPVDGPILASLLVGPCALEYTKMKTADHFWTDPSADELVQRHRIHSSHCRQDSPTKRPALCIQKRHSSGSMDDRLSLSARDYVESLHQNSRATLLYGKNNVRVQPRDDMEAIPGYLSLHQTADIMTLKWTPNQLMNGSVGDLDYEKSVYWDYAMTIRLEEIVYLHCHQQDSGGTVVLVSQDGIQRPPLRFPRGGHLLQFLSCLENGLLPHGQLDPPLWSQRGKGKVFPKLRKRSPQGSSESASDKEDDEATDYVFRIIYPGTQSEFIAVNHRSHPSLASPATSIAFGSQRTLRTPATRKVVVIPKWSLSLCTGPHPLLALPGAKQCQFPQDLIDTQGSGLPSMWQPSTRKSSCSSCSQSGSSDGGPANGCNHERAPLKLLCDNMKYQILSRAFYGWLAYCRHLSTVRTHLSALVNHNIVSPDVPCSASSGLTAEIWQKYLQDSTSYEEQELLRLVYYGGIQHEIRRAVWPFLLGHYQFGMTEAEQKEVDEQVRACYEQTMAEWLGCEAIVRQREKESHAAALAKCSSGASLDSHIQKMMHRDSTISNESSQSCSSDRQNHARLQSDSSSSTQVFESVDEVEQTEVDVPLDDGKQAKIPNGMVPNGMCSPDSGHPSSQNFSITSGYSERSFSTEDSGTETSKATTCHLVKPSEASVPKQERLDSAPAEEQLPGEDLQGQDSLEGEFSIDGSLDFLPIGGSHEAMALSVVESWADSEAEKQSLVGSEDNLSEEPEMESLYPQLDSLVVAELAHSEVSPVSSSGVTYSPELLDMYTVNLHRIEKDVQRCDRNYWYFTPANLEKLRNIMCSYIWQHIEVGYVQGMCDLLAPLLVVLDDEALAFSCFTELMKRMNQNFPHGGAMDTHFANMRSLIQILDSELFELMHQNGDYTHFYFCYRWFLLDFKRELVYDDVFSVWETIWAAARVSSSHYVLFIALALVEMYRDIILENNMDFTDIIKFFNEMAERHNTKMILKLARDLVYKVQTLIENK from the exons GTGAAGCAGATCATGGAGGAGGCAGTGACGAGGAAGTTTGTGCACGAGGACAGCAGCCACATCATCTCCTTCTGCG CGGCCGTGGAGGCCTGCGTGCTGTACGGGCTGAAGAGGCGAGCGGCGGGCTTCCTGCGCAGCAACAAGATAGCCGCCCTCTTCATGAAGGTGGGCAAGAGCTTCCCGCTGGCCGAAGAGCTTTGCCGGAAGGTACAAGACCTGGAGCAGCTCATCGAGACCGC gcgaaACCAAGTGCAAGGCCTCCAGGAGAATGTGCGCAAGGTGCCGAAGCTGCCGAACCTGTCCCCGCAGGCCATCAAGCACCTCTGGATTCGCACGGCCCTTTTCGAGAAGGTCCTGGACAAGATTGTGCATCACCTGGTTGAGAACAGCAG TAAATATTATGAGAAAGAAGCCCTCCTGATGGACCCTGTAGATGGACCGATTCTTGCTTCTCTGCTGG TGGGGCCGTGCGCACTGGAATACACCAAGATGAAGACCGCTGATCACTTCTGGACTGACCCCTCTGCCGATGAGCTGGTGCAGAGGCACCGGATTCACAGCTCGCACTGCCgccaggactcccccaccaagCGCCCTGCCCTCTGT ATTCAGAAGAGGCATTCGAGCGGCAGCATGGACGACCGGCTTTCATTGTCAGCCAGGGACTATGTGGAGTCGCTGCACCAGAACTCCAGGGCCACCCTCCTGTATGGCAAGAACAACGTCAGGGTGCAGCCG cGAGATGACATGGAGGCAATCCCAgggtacctgtccctgcaccaaaCAGCAGACATCATGACACTGAAGTGGACTCCCAACCAGCTCATGAATGGCTCCGTGGGAGACCTGGACTACGAGAAAAG CGTGTACTGGGACTATGCCATGACCATTCGCCTGGAAGAGATCGTCTacctgcactgccaccagcagG ACAGCGGCGGGACAGTGGTTTTGGTGAGCCAGGACGGGATTCAGAGGCCTCCGCTCCGGTTCCCCAGAGGAGGACACCTGttgcagtttctctcctgccttgAAAATGGCCTCCTTCCTCACGGGCAGCTGGATCCCCCTCTCTGGTCACAGAGGGGAAAG GGGAAAGTATTTCCCAAGCTGAGGAAGCGAAGTCCCCAGGGCTCTTCTGAGTCGGCCTCTGACAAGGAAGATGACGAAGCCACAGACTATGTCTTCAGGATCATATACCCTGGCACGCAGTCTGAGTTCA TTGCTGTTAACCATCGTTCTCACCCTTCCCTTGCTTCACCTGCCACCTCCATTGCCTTTGGGAGTCAGAGGACCCTGAGGACGCCTGCCACCAGGAAGGTTGTGGTGATTCCCAAATGGTCTCTGAGCCTCTGCACTGGACCCCATCCTCTCCTGGCCCTGCCGGGGGCCAAGCAGTGCCAGT TCCCCCAGGACCTGATTGACACGCAGGGCAGTGGCCTGCCATCCATGTGGCAGCCCAGCACCCGCAAGTCCTCCTGCTCTTCCTGCTCCCAGAGTGGCTCCTCGGATGGTGGCCCTGCCAATGGATGCAACCATGAGAG GGCCCCGCTGAAGCTCCTGTGTGACAATATGAAGTACCAGATCCTCTCCCGGGCCTTCTATGGCT GGCTGGCGTACTGCCGACACCTTTCCACAGTGCGCACCCACCTGTCCGCGCTGGTGAACCACAATATTGTGTCTCCTGACGTCCCCTGCAGCGCCAGCTCGGGGCTGACAGCTGAGATCTGGCAGAAGTACCTGCAGGACAGCACG AGCTAcgaggagcaggagctgctgcgGCTGGTCTACTACGGTGGGATCCAGCATGAGATCCGGAGAGCTGTGTGGCCTTTCCTTCTGGGCCACTACCAGTTTGGGATGACGGAGGCAGAGCAGAAGGAG gtggatGAGCAGGTCCGGGCCTGCTACGAGCAAACCATGGCAGAGTGGCTGGGCTGCGAGGCCATCGTGCGGCAGAGGGAGAAGGAGTCCCACGCTGCGGCTCTGGCCAAGTGCTCGTCTGGGGCCAGCCTGGATTCCCACATTCAGAAGATGATGCACAGAGATTCAACCATCAGCAACGAG tcttcccagagctgcagctctgACAGGCAAAACCATGCCCGGCTGCAGAGCGATTCCAGCTCCAGCACGCAG GTGTTTGAATCGGTGGACGAGGTGGAGCAGACAGAAGTGGACGTCCCGCTAGATGATGGCAAGCAGGCCAAGATCCCCAACGGGATGGTGCCCAACGGGATGTGCTCGCCCGACTCTGGGCACCCTTCCTCCCAGAACTTCTCCATCACATCAGGCTATTCGGAGCGTAGCTTCAGCACGGAGGACAGCGGGACGGAGACCAGCAAAGCCACAACTTGCCACCTGGTGAAGCCCAGCGAAGCCAGTGTCCCAAAACAGGAGCGCTTGGACAGTGCCccagcagaggagcagctgccCGGTGAGGAtctgcagggccaggacagtCTGGAAGGGGAGTTCTCCATTGACGGCAGCTTGGACTTTCTCCCCATTGGCGGGAGCCACGAGGCCATGGCCCTTTCTGTGGTGGAAAGCTGGGCTGACAGTGAAGCCGAAAAGCAGAGCTTAGTGGGAAGCGAGGACAACCTCTCCGAGGAGCCGGAGATGGAGAGCCTGTACCCGCAGCTGGACTCGCTGGTGGTGGCGGAGCTGGCTCATAGTGAGGTGTCTCCTGTTTCCTCCTCCGGGGTCACCTATTCT CCGGAGCTGCTGGACATGTACACAGTGAACCTGCACCGCATCGAGAAGGACGTGCAGCGCTGTGACCGCAACTACTGGTACTTCACACCTGCCAACCTCGAGAAGCTGCGCAACATCATGTGCAG CTACATCTGGCAGCACATTGAGGTCGGATACGTGCAGGGGATGTGTGACCTGCTAGCACCGCTCCTAGTTGTTCTGGATGATG AGGCGCTCGCTTTCAGCTGCTTCACAGAGCTGATGAAAAGGATGAACCAGAACTTCCCTCACGGGGGGGCTATGGACACCCACTTTGCGAACATGCGGTCTTTGATCCAG ATCCTGGACTCGGAGCTCTTCGAGCTGATGCACCAGAACGGTGATTACACCCACTTCTACTTCTGCTATCGATGGTTCCTCCTGGACTTCAAGCGAG AGCTGGTGTACGATGATGTCTTCTCTGTCTGGGAGACCATCTGGGCAGCGGCGCGTGTCTCCTCTTCGCACTATGTCCTCTTCATTGCCCTGGCCCTGGTGGAGATGTACCGGGACATCATCCTGGAGAACAACATGGACTTCACCGACATCATCAAGTTCTTCAACG AAATGGCTGAGCGGCACAACACCAAGATGATCCTGAAGCTCGCCCGGGACCTCGTGTACAAGGTCCAGACGCTGATCGAGAACAAATGA
- the SGSM1 gene encoding small G protein signaling modulator 1 isoform X5, whose protein sequence is MAAAPAEAETRQQLLRTVKKEVKQIMEEAVTRKFVHEDSSHIISFCAAVEACVLYGLKRRAAGFLRSNKIAALFMKVGKSFPLAEELCRKVQDLEQLIETARNQVQGLQENVRKVPKLPNLSPQAIKHLWIRTALFEKVLDKIVHHLVENSSKYYEKEALLMDPVDGPILASLLVGPCALEYTKMKTADHFWTDPSADELVQRHRIHSSHCRQDSPTKRPALCIQKRHSSGSMDDRLSLSARDYVESLHQNSRATLLYGKNNVRVQPRDDMEAIPGYLSLHQTADIMTLKWTPNQLMNGSVGDLDYEKSVYWDYAMTIRLEEIVYLHCHQQVDSGGTVVLVSQDGIQRPPLRFPRGGHLLQFLSCLENGLLPHGQLDPPLWSQRGKGKVFPKLRKRSPQGSSESASDKEDDEATDYVFRIIYPGTQSEFIPQDLIDTQGSGLPSMWQPSTRKSSCSSCSQSGSSDGGPANGCNHERAPLKLLCDNMKYQILSRAFYGWLAYCRHLSTVRTHLSALVNHNIVSPDVPCSASSGLTAEIWQKYLQDSTSYEEQELLRLVYYGGIQHEIRRAVWPFLLGHYQFGMTEAEQKEVDEQVRACYEQTMAEWLGCEAIVRQREKESHAAALAKCSSGASLDSHIQKMMHRDSTISNESSQSCSSDRQNHARLQSDSSSSTQVFESVDEVEQTEVDVPLDDGKQAKIPNGMVPNGMCSPDSGHPSSQNFSITSGYSERSFSTEDSGTETSKATTCHLVKPSEASVPKQERLDSAPAEEQLPGEDLQGQDSLEGEFSIDGSLDFLPIGGSHEAMALSVVESWADSEAEKQSLVGSEDNLSEEPEMESLYPQLDSLVVAELAHSEVSPVSSSGVTYSPELLDMYTVNLHRIEKDVQRCDRNYWYFTPANLEKLRNIMCSYIWQHIEVGYVQGMCDLLAPLLVVLDDEALAFSCFTELMKRMNQNFPHGGAMDTHFANMRSLIQILDSELFELMHQNGDYTHFYFCYRWFLLDFKRELVYDDVFSVWETIWAAARVSSSHYVLFIALALVEMYRDIILENNMDFTDIIKFFNEMAERHNTKMILKLARDLVYKVQTLIENK, encoded by the exons GTGAAGCAGATCATGGAGGAGGCAGTGACGAGGAAGTTTGTGCACGAGGACAGCAGCCACATCATCTCCTTCTGCG CGGCCGTGGAGGCCTGCGTGCTGTACGGGCTGAAGAGGCGAGCGGCGGGCTTCCTGCGCAGCAACAAGATAGCCGCCCTCTTCATGAAGGTGGGCAAGAGCTTCCCGCTGGCCGAAGAGCTTTGCCGGAAGGTACAAGACCTGGAGCAGCTCATCGAGACCGC gcgaaACCAAGTGCAAGGCCTCCAGGAGAATGTGCGCAAGGTGCCGAAGCTGCCGAACCTGTCCCCGCAGGCCATCAAGCACCTCTGGATTCGCACGGCCCTTTTCGAGAAGGTCCTGGACAAGATTGTGCATCACCTGGTTGAGAACAGCAG TAAATATTATGAGAAAGAAGCCCTCCTGATGGACCCTGTAGATGGACCGATTCTTGCTTCTCTGCTGG TGGGGCCGTGCGCACTGGAATACACCAAGATGAAGACCGCTGATCACTTCTGGACTGACCCCTCTGCCGATGAGCTGGTGCAGAGGCACCGGATTCACAGCTCGCACTGCCgccaggactcccccaccaagCGCCCTGCCCTCTGT ATTCAGAAGAGGCATTCGAGCGGCAGCATGGACGACCGGCTTTCATTGTCAGCCAGGGACTATGTGGAGTCGCTGCACCAGAACTCCAGGGCCACCCTCCTGTATGGCAAGAACAACGTCAGGGTGCAGCCG cGAGATGACATGGAGGCAATCCCAgggtacctgtccctgcaccaaaCAGCAGACATCATGACACTGAAGTGGACTCCCAACCAGCTCATGAATGGCTCCGTGGGAGACCTGGACTACGAGAAAAG CGTGTACTGGGACTATGCCATGACCATTCGCCTGGAAGAGATCGTCTacctgcactgccaccagcagG TAGACAGCGGCGGGACAGTGGTTTTGGTGAGCCAGGACGGGATTCAGAGGCCTCCGCTCCGGTTCCCCAGAGGAGGACACCTGttgcagtttctctcctgccttgAAAATGGCCTCCTTCCTCACGGGCAGCTGGATCCCCCTCTCTGGTCACAGAGGGGAAAG GGGAAAGTATTTCCCAAGCTGAGGAAGCGAAGTCCCCAGGGCTCTTCTGAGTCGGCCTCTGACAAGGAAGATGACGAAGCCACAGACTATGTCTTCAGGATCATATACCCTGGCACGCAGTCTGAGTTCA TCCCCCAGGACCTGATTGACACGCAGGGCAGTGGCCTGCCATCCATGTGGCAGCCCAGCACCCGCAAGTCCTCCTGCTCTTCCTGCTCCCAGAGTGGCTCCTCGGATGGTGGCCCTGCCAATGGATGCAACCATGAGAG GGCCCCGCTGAAGCTCCTGTGTGACAATATGAAGTACCAGATCCTCTCCCGGGCCTTCTATGGCT GGCTGGCGTACTGCCGACACCTTTCCACAGTGCGCACCCACCTGTCCGCGCTGGTGAACCACAATATTGTGTCTCCTGACGTCCCCTGCAGCGCCAGCTCGGGGCTGACAGCTGAGATCTGGCAGAAGTACCTGCAGGACAGCACG AGCTAcgaggagcaggagctgctgcgGCTGGTCTACTACGGTGGGATCCAGCATGAGATCCGGAGAGCTGTGTGGCCTTTCCTTCTGGGCCACTACCAGTTTGGGATGACGGAGGCAGAGCAGAAGGAG gtggatGAGCAGGTCCGGGCCTGCTACGAGCAAACCATGGCAGAGTGGCTGGGCTGCGAGGCCATCGTGCGGCAGAGGGAGAAGGAGTCCCACGCTGCGGCTCTGGCCAAGTGCTCGTCTGGGGCCAGCCTGGATTCCCACATTCAGAAGATGATGCACAGAGATTCAACCATCAGCAACGAG tcttcccagagctgcagctctgACAGGCAAAACCATGCCCGGCTGCAGAGCGATTCCAGCTCCAGCACGCAG GTGTTTGAATCGGTGGACGAGGTGGAGCAGACAGAAGTGGACGTCCCGCTAGATGATGGCAAGCAGGCCAAGATCCCCAACGGGATGGTGCCCAACGGGATGTGCTCGCCCGACTCTGGGCACCCTTCCTCCCAGAACTTCTCCATCACATCAGGCTATTCGGAGCGTAGCTTCAGCACGGAGGACAGCGGGACGGAGACCAGCAAAGCCACAACTTGCCACCTGGTGAAGCCCAGCGAAGCCAGTGTCCCAAAACAGGAGCGCTTGGACAGTGCCccagcagaggagcagctgccCGGTGAGGAtctgcagggccaggacagtCTGGAAGGGGAGTTCTCCATTGACGGCAGCTTGGACTTTCTCCCCATTGGCGGGAGCCACGAGGCCATGGCCCTTTCTGTGGTGGAAAGCTGGGCTGACAGTGAAGCCGAAAAGCAGAGCTTAGTGGGAAGCGAGGACAACCTCTCCGAGGAGCCGGAGATGGAGAGCCTGTACCCGCAGCTGGACTCGCTGGTGGTGGCGGAGCTGGCTCATAGTGAGGTGTCTCCTGTTTCCTCCTCCGGGGTCACCTATTCT CCGGAGCTGCTGGACATGTACACAGTGAACCTGCACCGCATCGAGAAGGACGTGCAGCGCTGTGACCGCAACTACTGGTACTTCACACCTGCCAACCTCGAGAAGCTGCGCAACATCATGTGCAG CTACATCTGGCAGCACATTGAGGTCGGATACGTGCAGGGGATGTGTGACCTGCTAGCACCGCTCCTAGTTGTTCTGGATGATG AGGCGCTCGCTTTCAGCTGCTTCACAGAGCTGATGAAAAGGATGAACCAGAACTTCCCTCACGGGGGGGCTATGGACACCCACTTTGCGAACATGCGGTCTTTGATCCAG ATCCTGGACTCGGAGCTCTTCGAGCTGATGCACCAGAACGGTGATTACACCCACTTCTACTTCTGCTATCGATGGTTCCTCCTGGACTTCAAGCGAG AGCTGGTGTACGATGATGTCTTCTCTGTCTGGGAGACCATCTGGGCAGCGGCGCGTGTCTCCTCTTCGCACTATGTCCTCTTCATTGCCCTGGCCCTGGTGGAGATGTACCGGGACATCATCCTGGAGAACAACATGGACTTCACCGACATCATCAAGTTCTTCAACG AAATGGCTGAGCGGCACAACACCAAGATGATCCTGAAGCTCGCCCGGGACCTCGTGTACAAGGTCCAGACGCTGATCGAGAACAAATGA
- the SGSM1 gene encoding small G protein signaling modulator 1 isoform X3: MAAAPAEAETRQQLLRTVKKEVKQIMEEAVTRKFVHEDSSHIISFCAAVEACVLYGLKRRAAGFLRSNKIAALFMKVGKSFPLAEELCRKVQDLEQLIETARNQVQGLQENVRKVPKLPNLSPQAIKHLWIRTALFEKVLDKIVHHLVENSSKYYEKEALLMDPVDGPILASLLVGPCALEYTKMKTADHFWTDPSADELVQRHRIHSSHCRQDSPTKRPALCIQKRHSSGSMDDRLSLSARDYVESLHQNSRATLLYGKNNVRVQPRDDMEAIPGYLSLHQTADIMTLKWTPNQLMNGSVGDLDYEKSVYWDYAMTIRLEEIVYLHCHQQVDSGGTVVLVSQDGIQRPPLRFPRGGHLLQFLSCLENGLLPHGQLDPPLWSQRGKGKVFPKLRKRSPQGSSESASDKEDDEATDYVFRIIYPGTQSEFIAVNHRSHPSLASPATSIAFGSQRTLRTPATRKVVVIPKWSLSLCTGPHPLLALPGAKQCQFPQDLIDTQGSGLPSMWQPSTRKSSCSSCSQSGSSDGGPANGCNHERAPLKLLCDNMKYQILSRAFYGWLAYCRHLSTVRTHLSALVNHNIVSPDVPCSASSGLTAEIWQKYLQDSTSYEEQELLRLVYYGGIQHEIRRAVWPFLLGHYQFGMTEAEQKEVDEQVRACYEQTMAEWLGCEAIVRQREKESHAAALAKCSSGASLDSHIQKMMHRDSTISNESSQSCSSDRQNHARLQSDSSSSTQVFESVDEVEQTEVDVPLDDGKQAKIPNGMVPNGMCSPDSGHPSSQNFSITSGYSERSFSTEDSGTETSKATTCHLVKPSEASVPKQERLDSAPAEEQLPGEDLQGQDSLEGEFSIDGSLDFLPIGGSHEAMALSVVESWADSEAEKQSLVGSEDNLSEEPEMESLYPQLDSLVVAELAHSEVSPVSSSGVTYSPELLDMYTVNLHRIEKDVQRCDRNYWYFTPANLEKLRNIMCSYIWQHIEVGYVQGMCDLLAPLLVVLDDEALAFSCFTELMKRMNQNFPHGGAMDTHFANMRSLIQILDSELFELMHQNGDYTHFYFCYRWFLLDFKRELVYDDVFSVWETIWAAARVSSSHYVLFIALALVEMYRDIILENNMDFTDIIKFFNEMAERHNTKMILKLARDLVYKVQTLIENK, encoded by the exons GTGAAGCAGATCATGGAGGAGGCAGTGACGAGGAAGTTTGTGCACGAGGACAGCAGCCACATCATCTCCTTCTGCG CGGCCGTGGAGGCCTGCGTGCTGTACGGGCTGAAGAGGCGAGCGGCGGGCTTCCTGCGCAGCAACAAGATAGCCGCCCTCTTCATGAAGGTGGGCAAGAGCTTCCCGCTGGCCGAAGAGCTTTGCCGGAAGGTACAAGACCTGGAGCAGCTCATCGAGACCGC gcgaaACCAAGTGCAAGGCCTCCAGGAGAATGTGCGCAAGGTGCCGAAGCTGCCGAACCTGTCCCCGCAGGCCATCAAGCACCTCTGGATTCGCACGGCCCTTTTCGAGAAGGTCCTGGACAAGATTGTGCATCACCTGGTTGAGAACAGCAG TAAATATTATGAGAAAGAAGCCCTCCTGATGGACCCTGTAGATGGACCGATTCTTGCTTCTCTGCTGG TGGGGCCGTGCGCACTGGAATACACCAAGATGAAGACCGCTGATCACTTCTGGACTGACCCCTCTGCCGATGAGCTGGTGCAGAGGCACCGGATTCACAGCTCGCACTGCCgccaggactcccccaccaagCGCCCTGCCCTCTGT ATTCAGAAGAGGCATTCGAGCGGCAGCATGGACGACCGGCTTTCATTGTCAGCCAGGGACTATGTGGAGTCGCTGCACCAGAACTCCAGGGCCACCCTCCTGTATGGCAAGAACAACGTCAGGGTGCAGCCG cGAGATGACATGGAGGCAATCCCAgggtacctgtccctgcaccaaaCAGCAGACATCATGACACTGAAGTGGACTCCCAACCAGCTCATGAATGGCTCCGTGGGAGACCTGGACTACGAGAAAAG CGTGTACTGGGACTATGCCATGACCATTCGCCTGGAAGAGATCGTCTacctgcactgccaccagcagG TAGACAGCGGCGGGACAGTGGTTTTGGTGAGCCAGGACGGGATTCAGAGGCCTCCGCTCCGGTTCCCCAGAGGAGGACACCTGttgcagtttctctcctgccttgAAAATGGCCTCCTTCCTCACGGGCAGCTGGATCCCCCTCTCTGGTCACAGAGGGGAAAG GGGAAAGTATTTCCCAAGCTGAGGAAGCGAAGTCCCCAGGGCTCTTCTGAGTCGGCCTCTGACAAGGAAGATGACGAAGCCACAGACTATGTCTTCAGGATCATATACCCTGGCACGCAGTCTGAGTTCA TTGCTGTTAACCATCGTTCTCACCCTTCCCTTGCTTCACCTGCCACCTCCATTGCCTTTGGGAGTCAGAGGACCCTGAGGACGCCTGCCACCAGGAAGGTTGTGGTGATTCCCAAATGGTCTCTGAGCCTCTGCACTGGACCCCATCCTCTCCTGGCCCTGCCGGGGGCCAAGCAGTGCCAGT TCCCCCAGGACCTGATTGACACGCAGGGCAGTGGCCTGCCATCCATGTGGCAGCCCAGCACCCGCAAGTCCTCCTGCTCTTCCTGCTCCCAGAGTGGCTCCTCGGATGGTGGCCCTGCCAATGGATGCAACCATGAGAG GGCCCCGCTGAAGCTCCTGTGTGACAATATGAAGTACCAGATCCTCTCCCGGGCCTTCTATGGCT GGCTGGCGTACTGCCGACACCTTTCCACAGTGCGCACCCACCTGTCCGCGCTGGTGAACCACAATATTGTGTCTCCTGACGTCCCCTGCAGCGCCAGCTCGGGGCTGACAGCTGAGATCTGGCAGAAGTACCTGCAGGACAGCACG AGCTAcgaggagcaggagctgctgcgGCTGGTCTACTACGGTGGGATCCAGCATGAGATCCGGAGAGCTGTGTGGCCTTTCCTTCTGGGCCACTACCAGTTTGGGATGACGGAGGCAGAGCAGAAGGAG gtggatGAGCAGGTCCGGGCCTGCTACGAGCAAACCATGGCAGAGTGGCTGGGCTGCGAGGCCATCGTGCGGCAGAGGGAGAAGGAGTCCCACGCTGCGGCTCTGGCCAAGTGCTCGTCTGGGGCCAGCCTGGATTCCCACATTCAGAAGATGATGCACAGAGATTCAACCATCAGCAACGAG tcttcccagagctgcagctctgACAGGCAAAACCATGCCCGGCTGCAGAGCGATTCCAGCTCCAGCACGCAG GTGTTTGAATCGGTGGACGAGGTGGAGCAGACAGAAGTGGACGTCCCGCTAGATGATGGCAAGCAGGCCAAGATCCCCAACGGGATGGTGCCCAACGGGATGTGCTCGCCCGACTCTGGGCACCCTTCCTCCCAGAACTTCTCCATCACATCAGGCTATTCGGAGCGTAGCTTCAGCACGGAGGACAGCGGGACGGAGACCAGCAAAGCCACAACTTGCCACCTGGTGAAGCCCAGCGAAGCCAGTGTCCCAAAACAGGAGCGCTTGGACAGTGCCccagcagaggagcagctgccCGGTGAGGAtctgcagggccaggacagtCTGGAAGGGGAGTTCTCCATTGACGGCAGCTTGGACTTTCTCCCCATTGGCGGGAGCCACGAGGCCATGGCCCTTTCTGTGGTGGAAAGCTGGGCTGACAGTGAAGCCGAAAAGCAGAGCTTAGTGGGAAGCGAGGACAACCTCTCCGAGGAGCCGGAGATGGAGAGCCTGTACCCGCAGCTGGACTCGCTGGTGGTGGCGGAGCTGGCTCATAGTGAGGTGTCTCCTGTTTCCTCCTCCGGGGTCACCTATTCT CCGGAGCTGCTGGACATGTACACAGTGAACCTGCACCGCATCGAGAAGGACGTGCAGCGCTGTGACCGCAACTACTGGTACTTCACACCTGCCAACCTCGAGAAGCTGCGCAACATCATGTGCAG CTACATCTGGCAGCACATTGAGGTCGGATACGTGCAGGGGATGTGTGACCTGCTAGCACCGCTCCTAGTTGTTCTGGATGATG AGGCGCTCGCTTTCAGCTGCTTCACAGAGCTGATGAAAAGGATGAACCAGAACTTCCCTCACGGGGGGGCTATGGACACCCACTTTGCGAACATGCGGTCTTTGATCCAG ATCCTGGACTCGGAGCTCTTCGAGCTGATGCACCAGAACGGTGATTACACCCACTTCTACTTCTGCTATCGATGGTTCCTCCTGGACTTCAAGCGAG AGCTGGTGTACGATGATGTCTTCTCTGTCTGGGAGACCATCTGGGCAGCGGCGCGTGTCTCCTCTTCGCACTATGTCCTCTTCATTGCCCTGGCCCTGGTGGAGATGTACCGGGACATCATCCTGGAGAACAACATGGACTTCACCGACATCATCAAGTTCTTCAACG AAATGGCTGAGCGGCACAACACCAAGATGATCCTGAAGCTCGCCCGGGACCTCGTGTACAAGGTCCAGACGCTGATCGAGAACAAATGA